The Prevotella melaninogenica genome has a segment encoding these proteins:
- a CDS encoding DUF4876 domain-containing protein has protein sequence MMKKKITAYLLFSLMLLGLNSCTRNEMPVKQSTSKTKLDHLIIKEVFYVGHYWYRDVRAWGMKNLNQMYNDDQYIAIFNPTDEVKYLDGLALCVNAIDPSKAIQFAPKDDFVNRYYGASGISYFPGKGNDYPVKPGQTIIVAKYAIDHKAKFEAELEGEDLSMYGGLNAFLDLSKADFEWTNSNYDPGQKNNPNVPDMNAILTSTDASGNIGPAYEFSHISESNGIALIKLPWTPEEFKKNYAETKDSKGYLHYITVTSSAFGDFYAIEIPFECVIDCITICPRRMFQMRPSKLDRGYNAVTDVSFSSLKQSDYPISSGLALVRKWDGKKYVDDNNTTADFEVKVASLSRRDEKGNAIK, from the coding sequence ATGATGAAAAAGAAGATAACTGCATACCTGCTTTTTAGTCTTATGCTTTTAGGGCTGAACAGCTGTACGCGTAATGAAATGCCTGTGAAGCAATCTACTTCTAAGACAAAGTTAGACCACTTGATTATCAAGGAAGTGTTCTATGTTGGACATTATTGGTATCGTGATGTACGTGCTTGGGGTATGAAGAACTTGAACCAGATGTACAATGACGATCAGTATATCGCCATCTTTAACCCTACGGATGAGGTGAAATATCTTGACGGATTGGCGTTGTGTGTCAATGCTATCGACCCGAGTAAAGCCATTCAATTCGCACCGAAAGACGATTTTGTCAATCGTTATTATGGTGCATCGGGTATCTCTTATTTCCCTGGCAAGGGCAACGACTACCCTGTGAAGCCGGGTCAGACTATCATTGTTGCAAAGTATGCTATCGACCATAAGGCTAAGTTTGAGGCTGAATTAGAGGGCGAGGACTTGAGTATGTATGGCGGATTGAATGCCTTTTTAGACTTGAGCAAAGCCGACTTCGAATGGACGAACAGTAACTACGACCCCGGACAGAAGAATAATCCGAACGTTCCAGACATGAATGCAATCCTCACATCTACCGATGCCAGTGGCAATATTGGTCCTGCTTACGAATTCTCTCACATCTCTGAGAGCAACGGTATAGCCTTGATAAAACTGCCATGGACGCCAGAGGAATTCAAGAAGAACTATGCCGAAACAAAGGATAGCAAAGGTTATCTGCATTATATCACCGTCACCAGTAGTGCCTTCGGCGACTTCTATGCCATCGAAATACCCTTCGAGTGCGTCATCGACTGCATCACCATCTGTCCTCGTCGTATGTTCCAGATGCGTCCAAGCAAGTTAGACAGAGGCTACAATGCCGTTACCGACGTCTCTTTCTCCAGCCTAAAACAAAGCGATTACCCCATTTCCTCTGGCCTTGCGCTGGTAAGAAAGTGGGATGGTAAGAAATACGTGGATGACAACAACACAACCGCAGACTTTGAAGTAAAAGTCGCTTCACTATCAAGAAGGGATGAAAAGGGAAACGCTATAAAGTAA
- a CDS encoding leucine-rich repeat domain-containing protein — translation MKQIYILLIALLMGLSAKAESSGTCGPNLKWHLTDDGVLTITGKGEMDDYRFSPWRDSGVKRIIIGNRVTTIGQTAFIGCSSLTSVTIPNSVTTIGDNAFNDCSSLTSVNIPNSVTTIGGWAFKYCSSLTSVTIPNSVTTIKEYAFSNCSSLTSVTIPNSVTTIGDNAFNDCSSLTSVNIPNSVTTIGGWAFKYCSSLTSVTIPNSVTTIGGWAFSDCSSLTSVTIPNCVTTIREYTFDDCSSLTSVTIPNSVTTIGGWAFSGCSSLTSVTIPNSVTTIGGWAFSICSSLTSVTIPNSVTTIGDNAFIGCSSLTSVTIPNSVTTIGGEAFSGCTNLKK, via the coding sequence ATGAAACAAATCTACATCTTGTTAATAGCCCTACTCATGGGCTTATCAGCTAAAGCAGAAAGTTCTGGTACTTGTGGACCTAATCTAAAATGGCACCTTACTGATGATGGAGTTTTAACCATTACAGGAAAAGGGGAAATGGATGATTATAGATTCAGCCCATGGCGTGACTCTGGTGTTAAACGAATTATAATAGGTAATCGTGTTACGACAATTGGACAGACTGCTTTCATCGGTTGTAGCTCTCTAACTTCTGTAACCATTCCCAATAGTGTTACAACAATTGGCGACAATGCTTTCAACGATTGTAGCTCTCTAACTTCTGTAAACATTCCCAATAGTGTTACGACAATAGGAGGTTGGGCTTTCAAGTATTGTAGCTCTCTAACTTCTGTAACCATTCCCAATAGTGTTACGACAATTAAGGAATATGCTTTCAGCAATTGTAGTTCTCTAACTTCTGTAACCATTCCCAATAGTGTTACAACAATTGGCGACAATGCTTTCAACGATTGTAGCTCTCTAACTTCTGTAAACATTCCCAATAGTGTTACGACAATAGGAGGTTGGGCTTTCAAGTATTGTAGTTCTCTAACTTCTGTAACCATTCCCAATAGTGTTACGACAATAGGAGGTTGGGCTTTCAGCGATTGTAGCTCTCTAACTTCTGTAACCATTCCAAATTGTGTTACGACAATTAGAGAGTATACTTTCGACGATTGCAGCTCTCTAACTTCTGTAACCATTCCCAATAGTGTTACGACAATAGGAGGTTGGGCTTTCAGCGGTTGTAGTTCTCTAACTTCTGTAACCATTCCCAATAGTGTTACGACAATAGGAGGTTGGGCTTTCAGCATTTGTAGCTCTCTAACCTCTGTAACCATTCCAAATAGTGTTACTACAATTGGCGACAATGCTTTCATCGGTTGTAGCTCTCTAACTTCTGTAACCATTCCCAATAGTGTTACGACAATAGGTGGCGAAGCTTTTAGCGGATGCACCAACCTAAAAAAGTAA
- a CDS encoding DUF5112 domain-containing protein encodes MKRTKTYSIITGWVACLLLLMLAACNVPHVQEVDELNDKAYALHYRNLDSVRIYADKAYGLAGSYDAGKAEALNNLAFVDLMKMRFTDAYAKLDSVLKITDNQVELLVADIQFMRLCQRESLNKEFYDYYEKAQKRIHRIEEDEKLLSPRQRRRMVYARSEFAIVTSTYYYYVGLEQPSIKAISQINPDGEIQTDMAQLLAYYYNIGSGGIINTNSQKAIEQKEFEYLIRCYMLARQHNFPYWEANSLQAISELILNDKSRATLMHDNLPSFQYINLDNMPEQLLAGNLAQRSLHIFQRYGDVYQTAGSYRTLASCYWQIKDYRSAIICLNKALHDNPAINQAPDLVASIREQLSVTYSAINNKQQSDYNRNIYLDLQDETRQDRYLTSRAEQLERTSKQLNLIIIAVALSIFFVLASLVLFHYLRRRKDTQGSLDDLLLPLEQWRHNNEKHMAELADKYEEVSEQLVINKLHLTDNKRKHLEQRAKISLVNGVIPLIDRMLHEIEKLKKGGESDAVQAERYTYIRELTDKINELNAVLTEWIQLRQGKLSLHIESFPIQQVFDIVKKGRMGFHMKGIDLRVEDTKAVVKADRVLTLFMVNTLADNARKFTEKGGKVTISSIEESDYVEISVADTGCGLTEEQQQHIFDHKPIHDQKDSASHGFGLMNCNGIINKYKKISQIFSVCEMGVESEKDKGSRFFFRLPKGISRVLLAFVLATASLLTAQARPTRASDKATALAKKDYNTLAGIYADSAYFSNINGSYSKTLAYADTCRYYLNLHYLQLRPKGKELMKQLGSLSIVPAEIKWYHDSLPMNYGIILDIRNESAVAALALHEWEVYKYNNSVYTHLFKERYADNSLGEYCRMMMKSETNKNVAVALLVLFLLSIFPVYYVMYYRHRLSYQFCLERVKQINTILLSDVSEENKLREVEKGVSDRFPERLLAIVNQIKEALIASVEENQKSQSDIEMLEDEVRCVEYENERLHISNSILDNCLSTLKHETMYYPSRIRQLVDEPDGQLEAIDELAIYYKELYQILSQQAMSQVESVKLVSRPVDITTLVSPSKLTTTFESPLISGDPVFLAYLFDILYLINNNQPLTVTAEEHQPGYVTLHVIMSTLTLSDDICHDLFQPSADRLMFFICRQIARDNGESTNKRGCGISANATPNGVRIDVVLAKAN; translated from the coding sequence ATGAAAAGAACAAAGACATACAGCATAATTACGGGGTGGGTAGCTTGTCTACTCCTTCTGATGCTTGCTGCATGTAATGTTCCACACGTACAAGAAGTTGATGAATTAAACGACAAGGCATATGCCTTGCACTATCGTAATCTCGACTCCGTGAGAATCTATGCGGATAAAGCCTACGGTTTGGCAGGAAGCTATGACGCAGGAAAGGCGGAGGCATTAAACAATCTTGCTTTCGTTGACTTGATGAAGATGCGCTTTACAGATGCCTATGCTAAACTCGATTCTGTCCTCAAAATCACTGATAACCAAGTAGAACTATTGGTGGCTGACATTCAGTTTATGCGTCTTTGTCAGCGTGAGTCACTCAATAAGGAGTTTTATGACTACTATGAAAAAGCACAGAAACGAATTCATCGTATTGAAGAAGATGAGAAACTACTCTCTCCTCGGCAACGTCGTCGCATGGTTTATGCGCGCTCAGAGTTTGCCATTGTCACTTCGACATATTATTATTACGTAGGTTTGGAGCAGCCTTCTATCAAGGCAATCAGCCAGATTAATCCCGATGGAGAGATACAAACCGACATGGCTCAGCTCTTGGCTTATTACTATAACATCGGGTCGGGTGGTATTATCAATACCAATTCGCAGAAAGCCATAGAGCAGAAAGAGTTTGAATATCTCATACGTTGTTATATGCTTGCACGCCAGCACAACTTCCCTTATTGGGAGGCAAACTCCTTGCAGGCAATCAGTGAGCTGATTCTGAACGATAAGAGTCGAGCAACACTGATGCACGATAACCTTCCGTCGTTCCAATATATCAACCTTGATAACATGCCTGAGCAACTTCTTGCAGGCAACTTAGCACAGCGATCACTGCATATCTTCCAACGTTATGGAGATGTTTATCAGACGGCAGGTTCCTATCGTACCTTGGCTTCATGCTATTGGCAGATAAAGGATTACCGCTCGGCTATCATCTGTCTGAACAAGGCTTTGCACGATAATCCAGCTATCAATCAGGCACCCGACCTTGTTGCGTCTATCCGTGAACAGTTGAGTGTTACGTATTCGGCTATAAATAATAAGCAACAGAGTGATTATAACCGTAACATCTACCTTGATCTTCAGGACGAAACTCGACAAGACAGATATCTTACATCACGTGCTGAACAGTTAGAGCGTACGTCAAAACAGTTGAATCTTATAATTATAGCTGTAGCACTCTCTATTTTCTTTGTGCTTGCTTCGCTTGTCCTCTTCCATTATCTTCGTCGAAGAAAAGACACACAGGGTTCGTTAGACGACCTCCTCCTTCCGCTTGAACAGTGGCGTCATAACAATGAAAAGCACATGGCTGAACTGGCGGATAAGTATGAAGAGGTGTCTGAACAACTTGTTATCAATAAGTTACATCTTACGGATAATAAGCGAAAACACCTTGAACAACGGGCTAAGATTTCGCTTGTCAATGGTGTTATCCCACTCATTGACCGTATGTTACACGAGATTGAGAAGCTCAAGAAGGGTGGCGAAAGCGATGCTGTGCAGGCAGAACGTTACACTTATATCCGTGAGTTGACCGATAAGATTAACGAACTAAACGCTGTTCTCACGGAGTGGATTCAGCTTAGACAAGGTAAACTGTCGCTGCATATTGAAAGTTTCCCTATACAACAGGTATTCGATATTGTGAAGAAAGGACGTATGGGCTTCCATATGAAGGGTATCGACCTACGTGTAGAAGACACGAAAGCTGTCGTCAAAGCCGACCGTGTTCTGACGCTTTTCATGGTGAATACATTGGCTGATAATGCACGTAAATTTACTGAAAAAGGCGGTAAGGTGACCATTTCATCCATTGAAGAGTCGGACTATGTTGAGATATCTGTTGCCGATACGGGCTGCGGACTCACTGAGGAACAGCAACAACACATCTTCGATCACAAGCCAATCCATGACCAGAAAGACAGTGCTTCGCATGGTTTTGGATTGATGAATTGTAATGGTATCATCAATAAATACAAGAAGATTAGTCAGATATTCTCTGTTTGTGAGATGGGTGTAGAGAGCGAGAAGGACAAGGGAAGTCGTTTCTTCTTCCGCTTGCCAAAGGGTATCAGCCGTGTCTTGTTGGCTTTCGTCCTCGCTACAGCCTCCCTCCTGACGGCTCAGGCACGTCCTACAAGAGCCAGCGACAAGGCTACTGCCCTTGCAAAGAAGGACTATAACACCCTTGCTGGCATCTATGCAGACTCGGCTTACTTCTCAAATATCAATGGTTCCTATAGTAAGACATTGGCTTATGCAGACACATGTCGTTACTATCTGAATCTCCATTATCTCCAACTTCGTCCTAAAGGAAAGGAGTTGATGAAGCAACTTGGAAGCCTTTCTATCGTTCCTGCAGAGATTAAGTGGTATCATGATAGCCTGCCGATGAACTATGGTATCATCCTCGACATACGTAATGAGAGTGCTGTGGCAGCATTGGCACTGCACGAATGGGAGGTTTATAAATACAATAACTCTGTTTATACCCACCTCTTTAAGGAGCGTTATGCCGACAACTCATTGGGCGAATACTGTCGAATGATGATGAAGTCGGAGACGAATAAGAATGTGGCTGTTGCCCTTCTTGTGCTTTTCCTGCTTTCAATCTTCCCTGTTTATTACGTGATGTATTATCGTCATCGTCTCTCTTATCAGTTCTGTTTGGAGCGTGTGAAGCAGATAAACACGATTCTTCTTAGTGATGTGAGCGAAGAAAACAAGCTTAGAGAGGTTGAGAAAGGTGTAAGCGACAGATTCCCAGAGCGATTACTTGCTATTGTCAACCAGATTAAGGAGGCACTAATTGCCTCTGTTGAGGAGAATCAAAAGAGCCAATCAGACATAGAAATGCTCGAAGATGAGGTGCGTTGTGTGGAATATGAGAACGAGCGTTTGCACATTAGTAACAGTATTCTTGACAACTGTCTCTCAACGCTCAAGCATGAGACGATGTACTATCCTTCACGTATTCGCCAGCTTGTAGACGAACCTGATGGTCAACTTGAGGCGATTGACGAGTTGGCTATCTATTATAAAGAACTCTATCAGATTCTTAGTCAGCAGGCAATGAGCCAAGTAGAATCCGTGAAACTCGTGTCGCGCCCAGTGGATATCACGACATTGGTGAGTCCATCGAAGCTGACAACAACCTTCGAGTCACCACTCATCAGTGGCGACCCTGTTTTCCTTGCTTATTTATTTGATATACTATATCTTATCAATAACAACCAACCACTGACGGTCACAGCCGAAGAGCATCAGCCTGGTTACGTCACCCTACATGTCATCATGTCGACACTGACACTCTCTGATGACATTTGTCACGACCTTTTCCAGCCTTCTGCCGACCGTTTGATGTTCTTTATCTGCCGACAGATAGCCCGCGACAATGGCGAATCGACTAATAAGCGTGGCTGTGGTATCTCAGCGAATGCGACACCAAATGGCGTGAGAATAGATGTGGTTTTGGCAAAAGCAAATTAA
- a CDS encoding bifunctional folylpolyglutamate synthase/dihydrofolate synthase: MNYQETVEYLFNSTPVFEHVGASAYKEGLETTKALDEHFGHPHTHFLSIHVAGTNGKGSCSHTLAAILQAEGYKVGLYTSPHLVDFRERIRVNGEMISEQEVIDFVEQERDFFEPLHPSFFELTTALAFKHFAEQKVDIAIIEVGLGGRLDCTNIITPILSIITNISLDHTQFLGNTLGAIAAEKAGIIKHRVPVVIGEAVPETQIVFKAKAQKEDALIVFAEDIPAVLSSRPNPDGGIAYQTRFFGDFVGELGGSYQEKNANTVLTAVMQLYNKGVIKNAESIAKGFANVCELTGLMGRWQKLQANPLVICDTGHNVGGWTYLSQQIKRQQCAQKRIVFGMVDDKDLHAVMSMLPDDAIYYWVQPSTHRAFPAERVAATADDYDLHGNIFPTVLEAYQAALHDAAQSDFIFVGGSSYVVADLLTSLQKK; this comes from the coding sequence ATGAACTACCAAGAAACCGTAGAATATCTATTCAATAGCACCCCCGTCTTCGAACACGTCGGGGCATCTGCTTATAAAGAAGGACTTGAGACAACAAAGGCTTTGGATGAGCACTTTGGTCATCCACATACCCACTTCCTTTCTATTCATGTTGCAGGAACCAACGGAAAAGGCTCATGCTCACACACGTTGGCTGCTATCCTCCAAGCAGAAGGATATAAGGTCGGACTCTATACCAGTCCTCACCTCGTTGACTTCCGCGAACGTATCAGAGTTAATGGAGAAATGATTTCAGAACAGGAGGTTATCGACTTTGTTGAACAGGAACGCGACTTCTTTGAACCACTCCACCCTTCTTTCTTTGAACTCACAACAGCCTTAGCTTTCAAGCACTTTGCTGAGCAGAAGGTTGATATTGCCATTATCGAAGTGGGCTTAGGCGGTAGACTTGATTGTACAAACATTATTACTCCTATCTTATCGATTATTACCAATATATCACTCGACCACACCCAGTTCCTTGGTAATACGCTCGGAGCTATCGCAGCAGAGAAGGCTGGTATTATCAAACATCGTGTGCCTGTCGTTATTGGTGAAGCTGTCCCTGAAACACAGATTGTTTTCAAGGCAAAAGCACAGAAAGAGGATGCACTCATTGTCTTTGCTGAAGACATCCCTGCAGTACTTTCTTCTCGTCCTAACCCCGATGGTGGTATCGCTTATCAGACTCGTTTCTTTGGCGATTTTGTGGGCGAATTGGGTGGTAGCTACCAAGAGAAAAACGCCAACACAGTACTCACTGCCGTCATGCAACTGTATAATAAAGGTGTCATCAAGAACGCTGAAAGTATCGCCAAAGGCTTTGCCAATGTTTGCGAACTGACGGGCTTAATGGGTAGGTGGCAGAAACTACAGGCTAATCCATTGGTTATCTGCGATACAGGACACAACGTTGGTGGATGGACCTATCTCTCCCAACAAATCAAACGCCAACAATGTGCGCAGAAGCGCATTGTCTTTGGTATGGTGGATGATAAAGACCTTCACGCTGTTATGTCTATGCTCCCCGATGATGCCATTTACTATTGGGTACAACCAAGTACACATCGTGCTTTCCCAGCAGAGAGGGTTGCCGCAACAGCCGACGACTACGACCTGCACGGAAACATCTTCCCAACCGTCCTTGAAGCCTACCAAGCCGCCCTTCATGATGCCGCCCAATCCGACTTCATCTTCGTTGGTGGCTCCAGCTATGTGGTTGCCGACTTACTGACAAGCCTACAAAAGAAGTAG
- the dnaJ gene encoding molecular chaperone DnaJ, with amino-acid sequence MAKRDYYEVLGVSKNASEDEIKKAYRKLAIKYHPDRNPDDPEAEAKFKEAAEAYDVLHDPQKRQQYDQFGFDAPGGGFGGGPFGGAGGFSMDDIFSMFGDVFGGRGGGFGGFGGGGHQAPKYRGTDLRLKVRLSLQEVATGVTKKFKVRKDVPCEHCHGSGAEEGSGTETCQNCHGSGVEIRTQQSIFGMMQTQTTCHVCNGEGTIIKNKCTHCHGEGVVKGEEVVEINIPAGVAEGMVVNVPGKGNAGRHNGVAGNIQVYIEEEPNDTFVRDGQNIIYNLLLDFPTAALGGQVDIPTIDGSNVKIKIEPGTQPGKTLRLRGKGLPAVQGYGSGTGDLVVHISIYVPKELNKEEKKIIEELRQSENFRGDNSTKRSIFENFKKLFC; translated from the coding sequence ATGGCAAAAAGAGATTACTATGAGGTGCTGGGTGTCAGCAAGAATGCCTCTGAAGACGAAATAAAGAAAGCATACAGAAAACTTGCTATTAAGTATCATCCTGACCGTAATCCAGATGACCCTGAGGCTGAAGCAAAGTTTAAAGAGGCTGCTGAGGCTTATGATGTACTGCACGATCCACAGAAACGCCAACAGTATGACCAGTTTGGTTTCGATGCGCCTGGCGGTGGCTTCGGTGGTGGTCCCTTCGGTGGAGCTGGTGGTTTCTCTATGGACGATATCTTCTCTATGTTTGGCGATGTGTTCGGTGGACGTGGAGGAGGATTCGGCGGCTTCGGAGGTGGCGGACATCAAGCCCCTAAGTACCGTGGAACAGACCTTCGTTTGAAGGTTCGTCTGTCGTTGCAAGAGGTTGCTACGGGCGTTACCAAGAAGTTTAAGGTGCGTAAAGACGTTCCTTGCGAACACTGTCATGGCTCTGGTGCTGAGGAGGGTAGCGGAACAGAGACTTGCCAGAACTGTCATGGTTCGGGCGTTGAAATCCGTACACAGCAGAGTATCTTTGGTATGATGCAGACCCAGACTACCTGCCATGTATGTAATGGTGAGGGAACTATCATTAAGAACAAGTGTACTCACTGTCATGGTGAAGGCGTTGTGAAAGGCGAGGAAGTCGTTGAAATCAATATCCCAGCGGGTGTTGCTGAAGGTATGGTGGTCAATGTTCCTGGCAAGGGTAACGCTGGTAGACACAATGGTGTGGCTGGTAATATCCAAGTATATATCGAGGAGGAACCTAACGACACCTTCGTTCGTGACGGACAGAACATCATCTATAATCTCTTGCTTGACTTCCCAACAGCTGCCTTAGGTGGTCAGGTGGATATCCCAACCATTGATGGTAGCAATGTAAAGATTAAGATTGAGCCAGGAACACAGCCTGGTAAGACGCTCCGCCTACGTGGTAAGGGTCTTCCTGCCGTACAAGGTTATGGCAGCGGTACTGGTGATTTAGTGGTTCACATCAGTATTTACGTTCCAAAGGAGTTGAATAAAGAAGAGAAGAAGATTATCGAAGAATTACGCCAAAGCGAAAACTTCCGTGGTGATAACAGCACCAAACGCTCTATCTTTGAGAACTTTAAGAAACTGTTTTGTTGA
- a CDS encoding TonB-dependent receptor, producing MNKLKMNYERRVRYYLSATLLSSLFLFPPTYVHATAVHGQEAVEDEDKDVKTSVTVRVVSELSQEPLIGAVVRCEGVSNPSVTDIDGRCTIKLKRAADRLKLTVTYVGYKTVTRVVSVPDSHMITLQLKDDSKQLDNVTVTAQKRHTTVLQQSSAISQEALEKGGATSLAKLLETIPGVSSISTGNTIAKPVIQGMHSSRILLMNNGVRLESQSWGADHAPELDYTGSSMVEVVKGAECIRYGFGAMGGVVLLNDAPLPYENKKIKLNGNVNMGYDTNARGFSGSGTIETGYKQFGLRLHGMYTKGGDYHTADYVLNNTGYNTISFSALAGWQGKKLTATLFSSIYYQRSGIYYASKISDLSQLIKRFEYGRPDPETVKPFSYEIKPPFQQSQHVTLKGELKWELNPNHHLNFTLSFQENLRQEFENRKKTQWSWIPMQDLMLKTYKFDVLWQAKWKLWKMTTDAGLSNTYQTNFNYPGTKQPAFVPNFAALSMGGYFLHKAEFGKLQCALGMRYDFRVLSVNGYSSLSNYTYYDDFKLYSNFTMSLATHYQFSDKWDARANIGWSWRPPDINELYAIGLQDGSYWVVGNKNLASERGYKLVLGTKYRNTWFSVEPSIFFQRINSYIYDHIGTGKDRFHNHPSGKYPKFIYDQDDVKLYGGDIEATVKPLQGLTFVGKGEWMFARNLTHNDWLPFMPSDRYGLSATYDLPLTKNHKYRSSLSLSGIYVTKQTRFDPDKDLVPDSPPAYFLLNGTAEFRIALPQNRELKFMIVGDNILNALYKEYTDRFRYYAHERGSNFSLRTLFKF from the coding sequence ATGAACAAATTAAAAATGAACTATGAAAGGCGTGTCAGATACTACCTGTCCGCCACTCTCTTAAGTTCTTTGTTCTTATTCCCACCCACCTACGTCCATGCTACGGCTGTACATGGGCAGGAGGCAGTGGAGGATGAGGATAAAGATGTCAAAACATCTGTAACCGTTCGGGTTGTTTCCGAACTGTCACAAGAGCCGCTCATCGGTGCTGTCGTACGTTGCGAAGGTGTTTCAAATCCCTCGGTGACAGACATCGACGGTAGGTGTACGATTAAACTCAAGCGTGCTGCCGACCGCTTGAAACTAACGGTTACCTACGTAGGTTATAAGACGGTGACACGTGTTGTTAGCGTTCCCGACAGCCACATGATAACCTTACAGCTGAAGGATGATTCTAAGCAATTAGATAATGTCACTGTCACGGCACAGAAACGGCACACGACCGTCTTACAGCAGTCGTCAGCTATCAGTCAGGAAGCATTGGAAAAAGGTGGTGCTACATCATTGGCAAAACTCCTTGAAACCATCCCCGGCGTTAGTTCTATCAGTACTGGAAACACGATTGCAAAGCCTGTTATTCAAGGTATGCACAGTAGTCGTATCCTCTTGATGAACAATGGAGTACGATTAGAAAGCCAGAGTTGGGGTGCCGACCACGCACCAGAGCTTGACTATACAGGTTCGAGCATGGTAGAAGTGGTGAAAGGTGCCGAGTGTATTCGCTATGGTTTCGGTGCAATGGGCGGTGTGGTACTCTTGAATGATGCGCCCCTACCCTACGAAAACAAGAAGATTAAGTTAAATGGAAACGTCAACATGGGTTACGATACCAATGCACGTGGCTTCAGTGGGTCGGGTACTATTGAGACGGGTTATAAGCAGTTTGGTCTGCGCCTACACGGAATGTACACCAAAGGAGGCGACTATCATACAGCCGACTACGTACTGAACAACACAGGATATAACACCATAAGTTTCTCAGCCTTAGCCGGTTGGCAAGGAAAGAAACTGACGGCAACCCTCTTCTCAAGTATCTACTATCAGCGAAGCGGAATCTATTACGCCAGTAAGATATCCGACTTATCACAGTTGATCAAGCGATTTGAATACGGAAGACCTGACCCAGAGACGGTGAAACCTTTCTCCTACGAAATCAAACCGCCGTTTCAGCAGTCGCAACACGTGACGTTGAAAGGTGAACTGAAATGGGAGCTTAATCCTAACCATCACCTCAATTTCACGCTATCCTTCCAAGAGAATCTCCGTCAAGAGTTCGAAAACCGAAAGAAGACACAATGGAGTTGGATTCCAATGCAGGACCTGATGCTGAAAACCTATAAGTTCGACGTACTTTGGCAAGCGAAATGGAAACTATGGAAGATGACTACCGATGCTGGTCTTTCAAACACCTATCAAACTAACTTCAACTACCCGGGCACCAAACAGCCTGCTTTTGTTCCTAACTTTGCAGCCCTTTCGATGGGTGGTTATTTCCTTCATAAGGCAGAGTTTGGTAAGTTGCAGTGTGCGCTCGGTATGCGTTACGACTTCCGTGTGTTGTCGGTCAATGGCTATAGCAGCCTCAGCAACTACACCTACTACGACGACTTCAAACTCTATAGTAACTTCACCATGAGCCTTGCCACCCACTATCAGTTCAGTGACAAGTGGGATGCACGTGCGAATATCGGTTGGTCATGGCGTCCACCAGATATCAACGAGCTCTATGCCATTGGCTTGCAAGACGGTTCCTATTGGGTAGTAGGCAACAAGAATCTTGCCAGTGAGCGTGGTTATAAACTCGTGTTAGGTACGAAGTATAGGAACACATGGTTCTCTGTAGAGCCAAGTATCTTCTTCCAGCGTATCAATAGCTATATCTACGACCACATCGGAACTGGTAAGGACCGCTTCCATAACCATCCAAGTGGTAAGTATCCGAAGTTTATCTACGACCAAGACGATGTGAAACTCTATGGTGGTGATATCGAAGCAACCGTGAAGCCACTGCAAGGACTGACCTTTGTCGGAAAGGGAGAATGGATGTTTGCACGCAACCTGACCCATAATGACTGGCTACCTTTCATGCCATCAGACCGTTACGGACTATCAGCCACCTACGATCTACCGCTGACGAAGAATCATAAGTATCGTTCGTCGCTGTCGCTCTCAGGTATCTACGTGACCAAGCAGACCCGCTTCGATCCCGATAAAGACCTCGTTCCCGACTCGCCACCAGCCTATTTCCTACTGAATGGTACGGCTGAGTTCCGCATCGCGTTACCACAGAATAGAGAGTTGAAGTTTATGATTGTCGGTGATAACATCCTCAACGCACTCTATAAAGAGTACACCGACCGCTTCAGATACTACGCCCATGAGCGCGGATCAAACTTCTCTTTACGCACATTGTTTAAGTTCTAA
- a CDS encoding leucine-rich repeat domain-containing protein: MHQPKKVNIGKSVKDIGEYAFDYCTSITQISSEAVVPPTCESGVFTDINKSKCKLIVPKNSLDAYKQAYQWEDFSLIEGSTTGITNTVYNKAGLADVYTIDGTKRLSKASTDEINALPKGVYIVNGKKIIIK; the protein is encoded by the coding sequence ATGCACCAACCTAAAAAAGTAAATATCGGAAAAAGTGTTAAGGATATAGGAGAATACGCATTTGATTACTGTACCAGTATAACACAGATTTCAAGTGAGGCAGTCGTACCTCCAACCTGTGAATCAGGTGTTTTTACCGACATTAATAAATCTAAATGTAAACTTATTGTTCCTAAGAATAGTCTTGACGCATATAAACAAGCATACCAATGGGAAGATTTTTCCTTAATAGAGGGTAGTACTACTGGCATTACAAACACTGTTTATAATAAAGCAGGACTTGCCGATGTCTATACAATAGATGGAACAAAACGGCTAAGTAAAGCAAGCACTGACGAAATTAATGCTTTGCCTAAGGGTGTTTATATTGTCAATGGTAAAAAGATAATCATTAAATAA